The following is a genomic window from Thermocladium sp. ECH_B.
CGTCACCATTAGCGGATATAGCGATGTAGCCATATTCCCATCCCTACAAATGGTTTACAATCACCAGGGAGTGCTCAGCCAATCCCCAGCGGTTCTAGTGCCGTTGCCCACGCTAATGGGCGACATAAATGTGGTGAATGGAGCAGTAGTTGGCCAGTACTTGCCCACGCTTAAGTCAGCCTTCTATAGGCTGCAGCTCAACTATGATGGCATGCAGGTGGGCGTCGGCACATTCAATGCCACATATGTTGCCAACAAAAGTGGAATAACGACGACGGTGTTCGGGTCACCGACCACTGCCTCTGGGCAATACGTGGTTCCCGAATTCACGGCGTACTACCCACCATCCCTGTACCCAAGCACAGTTAATAATACCTTATACGGAGCAACCGCTGAGCAGTCCGTTACTTTATCCAATGGATTAACGCTATTAAGTGAACAGGCATACACTGCAGTCCACGTCTACTTCGTTAAGGTGGAGTTCCTGAATCTCTGCAATGAGCCGATAACCAGCGGAGTCGTCGAGGTCTCAACTCCATTCGGCAGCTTTAATGAGACCATTGCATTCTCCTACCCATACACATTGCTTCAGTTCCCAGTGAAGGTAAATGTGTGGAACGTGCCGATTCAAGTGGTTAAGCCAACAGCTAACTTCACATTGATTTACTTCGGCTACGTGATGCCATCGGTTAGCCCAGTCACTAGGCAGCCGACCGGCACCGTGACGCTCAACGCCACTGGCGTGAACAACATTTACTTCCCATTAATCGACATAACCGTTAATGTGGTATCCACCACAGGGTACTCGCTGCCCGGCTTCGTGGTGGAGGCGCTCAGCGGAGTTAATGGGCAGGAAATGGTGCAGGGAATAACCAATGGAACCGAGGAATTCAAGATGAATGGGCTAATAACTGGTTTCAGCACTGCCGAGCCTTACGGCATGGCTATAGTGACTGATGTGCCCATAAATGCGCCGTATATAAAGCCATTCTCTTACTTCACGCTTGAGGTTAGGACACTCTATCCGAGCGTGGATAATGCATACACGTACACGCCTCAGCAGAATGCATTGAACCAATCATTCACGGCATACGCCGAGTGGCTTAACCTTAACCAGACGACCACTGCATACACCTATGGAACCAGGGGAGAACTTGACCAGAACCTATTGATTTACTACAACACCTCATACACCGTGCCAATGACCGCCACATGCTATGAGGTATTCAAGATAACCGTGCCCGTTGAGAACCTGCGGGTATATGTAACCGATGTCGCTGGAAACGTATTGGCGAACCAACCAATTTACCCAGCGTACCCAGGAGTAGCCATATGGAGCAACACGACGCTTGTGCTGAATGATCAATTCAGTCCATACAACTTAGCCAGCATTTGGTACAATGAGACCGCCAATGAGGTGTATAACCAGACTGACTTCAACCTAATAGCTATAGCCGGCGGATTGGCCCAGTTCAGGAACTTATCGCAGACTTACCTCTATAAGGAGAGGGCTGCCGTGGCATCCAGGAACTATAACTGGGTGCTCGGCAATGCCTCATTCGTGGACACCGCCGTGGTGCTGGCCAACGCCTCCAATGCGGGTCCATACGCCGTATTCACTCTGCCCAGCTACCTGATATCTGGACAGGGAACGGCGTTCAGGGCCAGGGCATTCATGCCTGGACAAATGTTTGATGCGAAGGCATTCTACCTAGGCTATGAAGTGTTCAGCAGCGTGTTCCCAGTGCCTCCAGCCAATGAAATAGCATTGGCATTCAGTAATGGAACCATTAAGTACGTCACCAGCTACACCGTCTACATTGGTGGAAAAGCCACGCCAGTTCCGCTTGGCTCCGTTGTTCTAGTGACCAGCGTCTACCCGATACAGTTCACTGTGACAAGCAAGTCGCTCCACTACACGGTGCCCAACACAGTGGTTTCATTGACGTTCTATGACTCATTATTCAGGGGATACGTTAACACCAGTAATACTGGATTCGCGACTTGGGGCAAATACTTCAATGGCTTAGTTTACCCATTCAGTAGCTATGCCAGCGCATACACGACCGGTAACTTATTCGTGACGCAGGGAAGCAAGTGGATAGAGATAAGAAAGGTCATCGGCAATGCCTTGGTGGCGGACTACTCCAAGGAAGCCTACAATAACTCCGCCTCACTGGTATACTACATGCTGCCCAACCTGTTTGGAGCAAGCATTAGCGGCACAACCGTAACCGGNTTACCCATGAGCAACCTGTATAGCAATGCTAAGGGATACTACTTCAACGTGACCGTTGGCACCCCANCCTTCGCCATAGGCTACAGCAATTACGCAGAACCATTCGTCGCGCTGGATCAAGTGCCCAGCGTCACTGGAACAACCAAGTTCGCCGAGTTAACGAATGAGTTAAAGACGCCGCCAGCCACCATGATGGTCACCAATGCTGCTGGGAATGAGACCACATTCGTGTTCACTAACTTCGGCGGAATACCGCCGCTTAGCTTGAGGTCAATGGAGACCTACATAATGGTGATGCCGGGAAGCACCATTAAGGGCGCAGTCGCAACAATAATAGTGACCGTGACTAATGCCACGGCAAGCTATAACTTCACTCTAGGAACCGTTGATGTGACTCCGCAATTCCAGGCAGCGTTAGGCAGGTGGGACCCATTAGTGGTTCCACTAACATCCATCTCGCTGCCGAACCTAGTTGCCGAGCTAGTTAAGACGCCCAACCAAACATTGAGCCTGGCGAAGCAGATACTGANCNGAGNAGCCNANGTGACCGCGATATATGTTAACNTAACCATGATGGGGACCGGTTCATGGACNAATGAGACGAATGCAGTGCTCAGCACAGGNATNGGCGGCTACTCAACNCTCACCAGCGCTAATCTCTATAGCAACACGACTAACANGAATGGAGTTTGGTGGTGGAAGGTAGTGCCCGACTCAACGTGGGCACCATACTTCGGCACCCCATTCACGGTACTGATACCCGTGGGAAGCAGTGGAGTTGCTACATTTGATGTACCCACCTATGCGCCAAACACCGCTGGATACACTCCAATAATGCCAACAAACATAACTGGTAGGCTGAATTCACTGGTTTCACTGGCCAGCGAACTATCTCAAGCACCGTATACCTCAGTTGGGAATGCCTTGCTCTTCGCTAAGATAGCGAGGGCATACGTGTTAGGCACCCAGAATACGCCGAACCTAGCTCCAGCCGGCATGCTGAATGTATACACCGCAGGATACACGCCGTCCACGCTAAATGATATAGTGCCAACCCCATACGTCAACGCCACCACCTTCATAGTGATGAATGCATACAATGTAAGTGGCGGATGGAACACCGTCTACGCCGGCAGCCAAGGAACCGTGACCAGCAACATGATTGTGCCCGGAGTCGGCTTTGGAACGGGAGCCGGTTCCTGGCCAATATATGGAATCTATGGACAAGTAGATGGAACGCCGCTCTACCTAGTGGACAGCGCACAGGGAGTCGTTAACTTGCCGACGATAGCCCTGGAGGGCATATCAGTATTCAATGACATGACGACCCCAGCGCCACAACCATATGCAATACAAAGCCTATCCCTGAAGCTCAGCGGCTACACCTTCATAGTGAATGGAACCGCAGTTAATTCAACGACATATAGTTCACCAATGGCTCTACCATTTGGAGAGATAACCACTGTCCCCGCTAAGTACATTTACGGCAGCAGCGTGTTGGCGAATGCAACCATGAAGAGCGGCTATGTTCCAGTGCTGGAATTCTATGAGCCGCAGCTGAACGTGACCTTCACCGTGGTCTACTCGTACCGGTACAACGTCACATACACTAAGGCAACTGCCAGCTACAACTTCGTGCTGCCCAACGGCACAATGATAAGCCTCGGATCACTGCAGGGATACGTGAAGCCAATAGTTGTTACCGCAAGCATAACTGTGCCGGACGTATTCAGCGAGATATATGCTGGAACCCACCTAGGATCCGGTAATGGCTATATAACGAGAGGACCCGCCGTATTGAAGGGCAAGAACGATACTGGCTTCGTGGGACCCAATGACATATTCCCAACCACTGATGGGGATGAGTTCGCCAAGATATGGCTAAACGGGACCGCCACACCCATGGCATACTACTCGCCATCGATCCAAGTGCAGGACTGGAACAGCAGGCCTCTGGCTAACCAAACCATAGCTGCCTACTTCGGCAACCAGTTGGTCGCATTAATGATATCCGGCAATAACGGTACGCTGCTGCAGCCATTACCCGTCAGCATAAGCGTTACTCTATCTGCGAATTACGTGGCATCCAATGGAGCCATAAGCACGGTAACTAGCAGCGAGGCTGAGGGAGTACCAGTGAGATACTTCACGGCTAATTACACGTCGGCAACCTATGATAATGTCACTATTGGAATCACCAGCAATACCGCGGCTCAATCATATGGATATCCAACGCCTAGGATCGTGGTGTATTGGTATGATAGTTACCTGCTCTACTTGATAAACGGCGCTAGGTATCCATACATAGATGTCTATGATACTGGCGTTCAGAATGATATCACTCAACTTGGCGATGCATTCCAGACACAGGCAGTGAGGACCTACGTTTACCCAGTGACGATAACTGTTGATACTGTCGGTGGGCAACCGGTCAGCAACGCCACCGTTATAGTGACTGATACCGCGACTAGGGGATTTGAGTTCATGGCTAGCGGAGTCACTGGAGATGACGGCAGCTCCACCATATATGATATAAGGGTGTCTCACCTCTTGACGCAGCAAGTATATAGCCAAGTGCCGGCCACTAACTTCAACGTAACTGCCTACGCCTATGTACCAGGCGTGGGTTACGTGCCTGTTGGAGCAAGCAGCTTCTCAATACAGAGAGGAGCAACAGTACCAAGCAGCGGATTCAATATAGTGATGCGGGCAGTGTTGACGCCTGTAACGATCGGAGTGAGCACTGGATTACCTATAAGCGCCTCGACCAGTCTAGGCACTGTGCCAACTGGCGCCCAGCTCAGCGTTGCAGTAAGCGAACCAGTGTATCAAATAACTGGAGTCGGTGGATTAGCTAAGGTATCCAAGGTAGGAACTACCACGGTGTACAGCGGTACATTCACCGTGCCGAGCAGCGGCCAAATAGAGACCCCACTATTGCCGATAAGTACCTCTGGAGCATCAATATCGGTGACCGAGAATAGTTGGATGGGAATACCCATTAATTACGCAGTGAATTACTACCTAGGCAGCAGCAACTATAGTGCACCTCTGCAGTTCACTGTACCGGCCGCCGAGGTCTCGCTGCAGTACCCAAGCAGCCTAGTTCCAAGCCAAGCCACGTATAATTTGACCTATAATGGAATGAATATAGCAACCCTCGACATAACTGGAGCAGTAGTGGTTCCCGCATTGCCAAGCGGAACCCTAGGCTACTCGCTGAGCGGCTCAGTTGATGGGGTGCCCATAACCCCAATCACCGTCTCGGTAAGCAATGGACAAGTAGAGCCAGTATCAATACCAGTAGGTAAGTTAGCCGTGGGCTTCGCGGTGGCGCCAGCATCCAGCGAGCCCTACACAGTTAACCTGCTATATAATGGAATGACTGTGGCAAGCGGAAACACTGCAGCAGTAAGCTTAGTGGTGCCGACAGGTACCTACACGTTAACCGGTACCCTCAATGGAGTACCATTAAGTCCAGTAACGGTCAGCGTGAGCAGTGGAGCGGTCGCGCCAGCCACGTTCAGCACCGGTGCCTTAAGCGTGGGCTTCACCGGCGGATTAACTCCACAGAGCTACACACTGTCGCTATCGTATAATGGCAAGACCGTGGCAAGCGGAAACACTGCAGCAGTAAGCTTGACTCTCCCAAGCGGCAGCTACACGCTGAGCGGAAGCATTAGTAATGTGCCGTACACTGCGACTGTGACGGTTAGCAATGGCACGGTATCCACGCTATCGATACCAGTGGCTGAGCTTAAGGTGAGCGCGGTGTCCCAGAATGGAGTTGCATTCAGCAATGCGGCAATTAATGTGAGCTATAATGGCGTTGTTGTCGCGAGCGGCATAGGCTCCGTGGATGTAGTGCTTCCAAGCGGGAGCGGCTACACCTACACCGTGACCGTGAGCGCGTATGGAGCAACCTCGAGCAGAACAGTGACCCTATCGCCTGGAACCAGCTACCCATTGACGGTGACTCTACCAGTTAGCGGCTACATGATTGGAAACACATTCGTCCCAATGAGTACAGTGATACTGTTAATAGTGCTGGTAGTGATAGTGATAATAATAGTGGTCATCGCCTTGATAGAGTACGGCAACTGGAGAAGAAAGAGAATGGCAGGCGGACTCTTCGGTCCAGGCAGCAAGTAATAAAATTAAAACTAAAACCAAATCAAAATAATCCTTTTTCTTTCCTTTTCTTTTTCCTCTCACAACTCTTTGATCATGTTCTTGAAGCTCATTAGTTGCGAGACGTATTTTCCCCCAATTCTTTGCGCCTGCATTATCACCCAACCCCAATCAACTGGGGGCAGGAACCTAATTAGGGAACCCAGGTAATTCCCATTAAGTGGGAGAGAGAGCACTATGTCCTCCGGCGATATGTGGGGCAACCCGCCTAGGAGCACAGCCCTAGCGCTGAACCCGGGAAGAGCTACCTTAAACACATCATTATTGGCCTCCCTCCAGTAAATGGCTAAATCATTCTCCGATGAATCGCCTCGAAGCTTGGTGAGGAGCGATTTGGGACCACACGTCACTTCTATGTATTGCCTTAATTCCCAGTACTTGTCGCACATGATTGTCTTTAGTTCTTGGTTTTTTAATCCTTTATCTTAAGGGGGGTTAAGGGGGGCGGAAGAGCCCTCTCCTCGCGGAAGGGGATGGCCCCCTAGAGGCGTTTAAATGGTGGCGTTTCCGTGGAGGGTGAGGGCGTTAAAAGCCCAGAGGGCCGGGGCGGGAGCCGCCCGTAGCGCCCGTGGAGCTCCGCCTACTACCCGTGACGATGCAGGCTGGGCGGGGAAGCGGGAAGCCCCATGAGGACGGGGTAGTTCACTGCGCGGAGGAGCGCCTTACTTCTATTATGGTTATCTTATCGCCGGGCTGAATGCCGTACTTATCCCTGATATCCTTGGGAATAGTGAATTGCCTGGAATCGGTGTGCCTAGTCTTAAGTAGCTTAACTCCATGCATCTCTATCTTAATGCCCTTATGCTCCACCACTAGATCCACGTACCGCACATGAATCACGTTAAGCAATCTAACGAGGCTGGCCGGCATCAGGACCTGATTATTCATATATACCCTAGCCCCATAGGGCAAGCCATCCACCTTAAACCCAGGCGCACCTCTCCTCACGAGTCTGCTTCCTCGATTCAAAATTAAAATATTATGGATCCCCGGGAATCCTCCAGCAATGGATTCTTTTGCTCTGCTCACATTAATCTAGTCGCCATTATCTCGTATTCCTCTGCATCCTCATGCTCAGTCGTGGAGTCTATGCGTTCCCCAAGCATTTTAAGTAGGCGTTGAAGCATCATGTAGCACACGTAATTATCGGTTATTATTCTGAATTGAGTGCCTATCGGCATCTTGGATAATTCCTTCGCCACCGCATTAATTGGTTGGGGACACTCTACTCCCTTCACGTCGATCTCATATACTTGAGACATATTTGGAGAATCAGGTAACTGTTTAAATTAAAAATCTGCCCTGCATATTATGCATAGTTCAATGACTTTAAACGGCATTTAGCCATAGCTATGGCATGAATAGAATAGAGAGGTTTGAGTCACATATTAGGAAATACGCTGAAGTCGGCGTTAATTTAACGTCCCTCGCACTTGGTTGCTCGGTTAAGGTGGATCTATATAAAGTGCTATACCCAGCATTATCGATAATGAATAAGGAAATGGCTGGGCTTAACTTAGATATTTCGCCTAGGGAGGACGTGGCTGTCCTCAGCGGCCGTGGGGCTGAGGTCTCGAGGCTGATCACTGGACTAAGCGAGGTGAGGCTGGATAAGGGAATCATAGAGGAATTCGAGCCCGACACAGTTGTTTTGCTGGCTCAAGTGTTTCAGGGCGAGGCCGGGGACGCCGAGGGATTCGCCAAGGCAGTTCTCCGCCTCTATAAGGAATTGGGATCCACGAGGAGGAGAATCCTGATCGGGAAGGGGCACAGCATAGTCACCACTAAGCCTGGAACAGATGTTTTCATCATAGACATGATTAAGACCAGGGATAAGGAGGCGAATAGCTATGTTCTGGCCAATAACGATACCATACAGGTAATAGATCCAACTGATGAGGTGGCCTCCTACACGCAGGTATCCGTCGCCATCAGTAATGCATTAAATGATTTATTCGTTAAGGGAGCGTATGAGAAGCTAGTCATTTACCCCGTCTATGATGCGCCCAGCATGTACATGAATGAGATGAGGAGTAACATAGCTAGGTTCGCGGAATCCATAGGCGCCGAGCTGCGGGACGCGCCTCAACCGGGAATGGGGTACCTATTGATTGGGGCAACGGTTACTGGGGAAATGGATAAGGAGCCGCCTTTCTTCTATGATAAGATAAATGAGGATTTCCAGGTAATGGTAACGGGCCCCCTCGGGCAATTAAGCGTGATAGGCACCTTCGTAACCATTCACATCGATCAAGACCTCATGAGGAGCTTCGAGGAGGAAGTGATGAGCGTGGATGAATTAGAGGAGCTAAAGAATGAAACCATGAAGACAATGATGATACCCAACATCGATGTCGCCAAGGTAATAAATAGGCACTTACCGCTTATTGGGGAGGATTTCGACCCATTAAGGCACGTGGCGGCCACGGTAGATATAAGTGGGCCCGGCATATTTGTGTTCAAGGAATTAGCGGAGCAGGCCCGCGTCAATATTAAGCTGGAGAATGTGCCCCTAGTGAATGAGGCTGTGGCTAGATTCGCGGCTGAGAACTACATAATGGCGGACGCCACGTCCGGCACCAATGGTTCGTTGGCCATAGTGGCTCACAGGAAAGTTATTGAGGAGTTAATGAATGAGTTAAGCCAAATACGGCGGCTTAAGCCAATGGTGATTGGGAGAGTAATGGGGAAGGGAAGCGGGGAACTAATGGTTCCAAGCAATGTATTACCGCTCATAGCTGATAAGGGCCTTGCAGCCAAGCTTAAGTCCCCGGTCCTGACTCTAGATAGAAAGAGAAGGGCACTGATTAAATTATGGGGGGAAGTACAGGGAGTTGGCATGAGGCCAACCATAAGGAGGAAGGCGCTCGCCATGGGATTAACCGGCGTGGCCAGGAATGAGGCGGATGGATCGGTGACTGTAATAGTTGAGGGGGACTCGCTTAAGATCGAGGAGTTAATTAATTGGTTGAGGCGCATTAGAGTTGGGCGCATAAATAGGATTGATGTGAATTGGGGCGAGTACGTGGGGGAGCACAAGTCCTTCACTATAAGCGAAGCATGATGATTAGGTAAGCCACGTAAGGCGCCAACCCCACTAATAGTGCTGGGGTTGGTATTTTTCCCCTGGAGACGAGGGGGAGCATTACAAGGGATGAGAATACCGTGGCTGCAACGCTCCACTCGATTGCTGCCGCATCATTGAATCCCATCGTTAGGAGAAGCAGTGCAGGGTAAAGAGTCGAGAATATTGCTTGCTCGCCTATTAATGCCCCAATTGCTAGGGTGTCTTGACCCTTATATGCCCAAATCATTGAACTCATTGTTTCCGGCAAGGCGGTCGCTATGGGAACCAGGACCAGGGATAGCGCTAATTCCCCTAATCCAAGAACTGATGCAGCTGACTCAACGCCATTGACCAATACATGGGAACCAATGGGAATCAAGACAAGGGACGCAACTAGCTTCGGGAGAAATGAGGCGTGGCCGCCATACTCCCCCGGCTCCATTGGGTTACCCCTCATCAATGCGATGAAAGCCACATATGCCGCCAATAGAATTGAGGCGCCGAGCCAATGTAAACCCAGGGAGGCCAGTAACGAGAATGGGTAAGCCCCAATAACTAGTAGGTATGGAATAATGAGGCGCCGCTGAACGCTTAACGAGGCTCGGCGAGCCAGGAAAAGCGGTATCGCCACCAAGGAGTACGATATGGTGGATACCATGAATGGTTCCCCAAAGACCGTGCCGATCCCCACGTCTCGAGCGCCCTGGTACAGGGACACTATTATAACAATGGCTTCAGGCATTGAAGTGAAGAGGGGACTCACGACTGAGCCCAGGAATGATGAGGACAACGAGAAGCGGGACCCAATTCCCTCCGCTCCCTCAGTGAAGAGGTAGGAGCCAATCATTACTAGGAGAATGCCTAGAATTAACTCGAGCCACCAATCCAATGCATTCCACCTATAATGCCTCCCTAAGAAGTTGAGCCGTTAAGTCATCCACTGTCTTAAATACCTTGCCCTCCCCCATGCAGTAAAGGAGTTGCGCGGCTATTTTATCCGCTTGATTAAGTATCATCATTACGTTAGCGGCCTTCTCGCCGTACTCCTCCACCATGCTTGAGGCGATCCTACCGCATTGCCTTAACTTGACTCTAAGGGAATCCACGGCGACTCCTCGCTGCGTCGTCGGCATTATCCACCCCAGCCTCGCCTCTCTTCCTCTGCAATTCTCGGCCACAAGGGACTCCAGCGCCTTCTCAACGGTAATCACTTTCCCCAACCGCTCATCGCTTCCCTGCACCATGTACGCATTTAATTGAACGGCTAGACCCACCACGATCGAGGATACGCGGGCCACGAGGGCATCGCCCTGTAACCTGAATCCATGCGATAAGTTGCTTAATTCATCTAGGCACCCCATTAATTGAATTGGCTGTGAATCCTTCCTTAGCCTCACGGTCTTCCCAAAGAGGGGAATAGTGCTGTAACCAGTATCGCCTGGACACGCAATTGTATCCCCCGATTCCACGCAATCAACGAATAAGGGCAACTTCACGAGGTAATAAGCGGGGAGTCCCTATATATCATTATCGCTAAAACGAGGAACCAATATTACTTTCATCATTTGCGTCCTCATAAAGTGAAACGGTAAACTCGCCCTTTACAGTAAATCAAAACTTTTTTAGTGAAGGATGGCTATTTAACGTTATGGAAACCATAAACAGCATCCTGCGATCCAATAATGGTAAAGTACTTATTATGCATTCATGAGTCTATCGACAAGGCTATGAATATAAAGGCTCGAGTATAGAGATCCATTGGCGTAGGCCTGCGTGGGNTCAAGCCCCACCCCCGCACCAAAAAGAATAGGCCTCCTAATCTAATTCCCCCAACCATGAACAACATGAACCACCATGTACCGCTAACCAGAGCCCAGGCGCTAACCGCTAGGCGCGCAACCAATCTAAAAGCACAATTGCTTGAAGGCCATTAAAAGCCCTACCTAGTTAAGCTTGGCAAGGGGGAGGCAGAGGAACCTTAACAATGAAGCTTATGTGAGCCAATCACTGAGGCCCCCCGGGGCAAGGATAACCAGATCAAGGAATCAAGTAACTGCTACATGCAACGCGGAGCGATTATGGCCGGCGCTCAGGATGATTAGGGTTGTGGGGATGGGCATGTGGCTTGGGATGATTGCACGCCTCCGCTAGAGGCTCAGTGAGGCGCTTAGTGAGCGGGGCGTTTGATTGGGGGGATTATGGGCATGGAGGAGGACATTAGCAATCGCCTAATGACGCCAATTGAGGAATTGAGGACTTGAGCAATCAACTGCTTCCCAACACGGGCGCCGTGTACGGTATGGGGCGCTNTACTGATTGTCCCATTCATTGGAGCCATTCATGAAGGGGCGGTATGGGGCTCTTTACTCGCAATGCTCTTGGCTATTGCTCACTATAGCGATCACGCTGGGAGCGGGATGATGGGTAGGCTTAGCCTAAACTAAACATACCTCATAAACCCAGTGGCAAAACTTAAAGGCTAATGTGAGTGGGTTTTTCGGGGGTGTGGAGTGAAGCTGGGTTGGTACTTGGTAANCGGTGTTGGCGTCGTTATTGCCCTCGCCGTTGTTGCCTTCCTCATGCTGCACAATGCGCATGAGGCGCCAGCGCAGTACATGGGTTCACCCAATGGATATGAAGCATTTGTGCCACAGAATACGATAAATTATAATGGGAATACTGATCCTATAGGTGATTTAATATTAAATAATGGAACTACAATACATAATACAATATGGGATGGACAATATGCAGGTACAATAATTCAAAACCATAACCAAATAGGTCAATTGAATAATCAATTTGTTGGACAAACTGATCCAGTGAATAATCAACCATATGTAAACTTACAGGATTTCTATGTAATTAAAGGTCAAGTACCAGTTCAACAAGTAACAATAAATGGACAACCATATTATGTAATAGAAGCAAATAAAATAAATCCAGCAGATTTTGCGGGATTTCTTACCAAAAATCCTTATCAGTTCATGG
Proteins encoded in this region:
- a CDS encoding AbrB family transcriptional regulator; the encoded protein is MLNRGSRLVRRGAPGFKVDGLPYGARVYMNNQVLMPASLVRLLNVIHVRYVDLVVEHKGIKIEMHGVKLLKTRHTDSRQFTIPKDIRDKYGIQPGDKITIIEVRRSSAQ
- a CDS encoding acylphosphatase, with product MNRIERFESHIRKYAEVGVNLTSLALGCSVKVDLYKVLYPALSIMNKEMAGLNLDISPREDVAVLSGRGAEVSRLITGLSEVRLDKGIIEEFEPDTVVLLAQVFQGEAGDAEGFAKAVLRLYKELGSTRRRILIGKGHSIVTTKPGTDVFIIDMIKTRDKEANSYVLANNDTIQVIDPTDEVASYTQVSVAISNALNDLFVKGAYEKLVIYPVYDAPSMYMNEMRSNIARFAESIGAELRDAPQPGMGYLLIGATVTGEMDKEPPFFYDKINEDFQVMVTGPLGQLSVIGTFVTIHIDQDLMRSFEEEVMSVDELEELKNETMKTMMIPNIDVAKVINRHLPLIGEDFDPLRHVAATVDISGPGIFVFKELAEQARVNIKLENVPLVNEAVARFAAENYIMADATSGTNGSLAIVAHRKVIEELMNELSQIRRLKPMVIGRVMGKGSGELMVPSNVLPLIADKGLAAKLKSPVLTLDRKRRALIKLWGEVQGVGMRPTIRRKALAMGLTGVARNEADGSVTVIVEGDSLKIEELINWLRRIRVGRINRIDVNWGEYVGEHKSFTISEA
- a CDS encoding cobalamin adenosyltransferase codes for the protein MKLPLFVDCVESGDTIACPGDTGYSTIPLFGKTVRLRKDSQPIQLMGCLDELSNLSHGFRLQGDALVARVSSIVVGLAVQLNAYMVQGSDERLGKVITVEKALESLVAENCRGREARLGWIMPTTQRGVAVDSLRVKLRQCGRIASSMVEEYGEKAANVMMILNQADKIAAQLLYCMGEGKVFKTVDDLTAQLLREAL